Part of the Paenibacillus sp. FSL R7-0273 genome is shown below.
TGCTTAAAATCACTGCGTTCGAACGGCTCCAGTCTGATCACAACGTCCCCTCCTCAATGGTATTGGCCCGAGACATGCTCATCGGTGTCCTGCAGCATTTTGGCAAGCAGTACAATCTGTCCGGCGTGATAGCCATAGTGAGCGGATACCTGGACAATCAGACGGCCAATAGTTCTTGTATCATAAGTTTCGCCGGCTATGGCAGCACTCCGGTACATCCGGTTCCAGTCCTCCTGCCCATAACGGATAATCACCTCGCGGGACAAATCGTCCATTGAGACAGCAGACAATACTGCTTCCGATTGTGACCGCGTATTGCGGAGAAGACTTATCAGCTCCTCTTTGGGGATTCCTCCATCCGTTGTGAATTCACGGGTCCGCTCCCGGATGAACGGCCTGTTTCCGATGGCGCTGACAAAGTTCTGATATTCATTGCCTGCCAGATGCAGACAGAGGCTGCCGATGCTGTTCATGGAGTCCTTCGTTTTTGTCCACACCAGCTCATCGTTTAACAGACTCAGGCTCTTCTCAATCCGCTCAAGCTGCTTGTTCATATCTTCTATAACATACTGGATTAGCTCGATCACAAGAATGCCTCCCTCTCTCCGCTATATCATCAGTCCTCATAAACGTTCTAATGCCCTTCAGTCCCTCTATGTAAACTAACCATGATATTAGTTAAGATTGAAAAATTTATCCAACTCGTCACCTATTGTATTTATTTGTTCTATCGAGGTTGCCTCAAATATCGTGAACCCGCTGATATTACTCCTGAAACCTTCCGGGAGCCCGCTATATCTCGATACATCTACACCGA
Proteins encoded:
- a CDS encoding DinB family protein; translated protein: MIELIQYVIEDMNKQLERIEKSLSLLNDELVWTKTKDSMNSIGSLCLHLAGNEYQNFVSAIGNRPFIRERTREFTTDGGIPKEELISLLRNTRSQSEAVLSAVSMDDLSREVIIRYGQEDWNRMYRSAAIAGETYDTRTIGRLIVQVSAHYGYHAGQIVLLAKMLQDTDEHVSGQYH